A portion of the Malaya genurostris strain Urasoe2022 unplaced genomic scaffold, Malgen_1.1 HiC_scaffold_58, whole genome shotgun sequence genome contains these proteins:
- the LOC131440053 gene encoding uncharacterized protein LOC131440053, protein MLIDKNNNRSCDHITDINSPLSDEQEQNVNQVVPAFMQKFRKAWINSEKFACFESYGKDSYYAWCKICLEKLSVGRGGKSNLSTHLQTKRHIQAAIKVVYPKDQLIDTLMNPSITEQITEAELKICAWAAENNISFAAVEKLSDVIRSIDSKSEICSKLKLDRTKSSAIVKGVLAQEQHERLVTKMRNQNFSLIIDESTDISTNKTLAKVIRLMESKKEKFKAEDVFYKAIELKAGDHRTIYQAIVDEFINDDIDYKNKLKGFSSDGASVMMGSENSVMKLLKKDCPDLIVIKCTCHSLALCASYACAKIPSYVEHLLEDIYNYLAH, encoded by the exons ATGTTAATtgataaaaacaacaatcgCTCTTGCGACCATATTACGGATATTAATTCACCTTTAAGTGACGAACAAGAGCAGAATGTAAATCAAGTCGTTCCAGCATTCATGCAAAAATTTAGAAAAGCCTGGATAAATTCCGAAAAGTTTGCATGTTTTGAGTCGTACGGAAAAGATTCATATTACGCTTGGTGTAAAATTTGTCTTGAGAAACTCAGTGTAGGCCGAGGGGGCAAATCCAATCTTTCCACACATTTGCAAACTAAGCGTCACATACAAGCAGCTATTAAGGTTGTTTATCCAAAAGATCAACTTATAGATACATTGATGAATCCTTCCATAACTGAGCAAATTACTGAAGCAGAACTTAAAATTTGTGCATGGGCCGCcgagaataatatttcatttgCAGCTGTTGAAAAATTATCTGATGTTATAAGATCAATCGATTCAAAATCGGAAATTTGTTCTAAGCTCAAATTGGACAGAACAAAGTCTTCTGCGATTGTCAAAGGCGTTTTGGCTCAAGAACAGCATGAACGCTTGGTAACCAAAATGAGAAATCAAAACTTCAGTCTAATAATTGACGAATCAACAGACATCTCAACAAACAAAACCTTGGCTAAGGTCATTCGATTAATGGAAAGTAAAAAGGAGAAGTTTAAG GCTGAAGATGTGTTTTACAAAGCTATTGAGCTGAAAGCTGGAGATCATAGAACCATTTATCAAGCCATCGTCGACGAATTCATCAATGATGACATTgattacaaaaataaattgaaaggtTTTTCTTCTGATGGAGCATCTGTTATGATGGGATCTGAAAACTCAGTCATGAAGCTTCTGAAAAAAGATTGTCCCGATCTTATTGTTATTAAATGTACCTGTCATTCATTGGCTCTATGTGCAAGCTATGCATGTGCCAAAATACCGTCCTATGTAGAGCATTTGCTGGAAGATATTTACAACTATCTCGCGCATTGA